A region from the Tachyglossus aculeatus isolate mTacAcu1 chromosome X2, mTacAcu1.pri, whole genome shotgun sequence genome encodes:
- the MXD3 gene encoding max dimerization protein 3 codes for MAVERGSIQVLLQAAEYLDRREREADHGYASPGPAPGPHTRRPKAHRALDGLRSVHNELEKHRRAQLRQCLEQLKQQVPVSADCARSTTLSLLHRARLHIKKLEEQERGARCLKAQLRSERRSLQQRLEQLRGPAERLRVDSLDSSGLSSERSDSDREDLEVDVESVVFGGDEDLLSSGFSARREHSYSNRGASWL; via the exons ATGGCGGTGGAGCGGGGGTCCATCCAGGTGCTCCTGCAGGCCGCCGAATATTTGGACCGGCGGGAGCGAG AGGCCGACCACGGCTacgcctcccccggcccggcccccggcccgcacACCCGCAGACCCAAGGCGCACAGGGCCCTGGACGGCCTCAG GTCTGTGCACAACGAGCTGGAGAAGCACag GAGGGCCCAGCTGCGGCAGTGCTTGGAGCAGCTGAAGCAGCAGGTCCCCGTGAGCGCGGACTGTGCCCGCTCTACCACGCTTAGCCTCCTGCACCGCGCCCGGCTCCACATCAAG AAGCTGGAGGAGCAGGAGCGGGGAGCGCGCTGCCTGAAGGCCCAGCTCCGCTCGGAACGGCGGAGCCTGCAGCAGCGACTCGAGCAGCTCCGCGGCCCGGCCGAGCGACTGCGGGTGGACAGCCTCGACTCCTCCggcctctcctccgagcgctccGACTCCGACCGAG AGGACCTGGAGGTGGACGTGGAGAGCGTTGTGTTCGGCGGAGACGAGGACCTGCTAAGTAGCGGCTTCAGCGCCCGGAGGGAGCACAGCTATTCCAACCGGGGCGCCTCCTGGTTATGA
- the PRELID1 gene encoding PRELI domain-containing protein 1, mitochondrial, translating to MVKYFVGHSLLRSSWDQVFAAFWQRYPNPYSKHVLTEDIVHREVTPDRKLLSRRLLTKTSRAPRWAERFLPANVAHSVYILEDSIVDPSNQTMTTFTWNINHARLMVVEERCVYRVNPENSGWTEIRREAWVSSSLFGVSRAVQEFGLARFKSNVTKTTKGFEYILAKLQGEAPSKTLVETAKEATEKAKETALAATEKAKDLASKAATKQQQQQQQQHYV from the exons ATGGTGAAGTACTTCGTGGGCCACAGCCTGCTGCGGAGCTCCTGGGACCAAGTCTTCGCCGCCTTCTGGCAGCGGTACCCCAACCCCTACAG CAAGCATGTCCTCACGGAAGACATCGTGCACCGGGAGGTGACCCCGGACCGCAAGCTGCTGTCCCGGCGGCTGCTGACCAAGACGAGCCGGGCCCCCCGCTGGGCCGAGCGCTTCCTCCCGGCCAACGTGGCCCACTCCGTCTACATCCTGGAGGACTCCATCGTGGACCCAAGCAACCAGACCATGACCACCTTCACCTGGAACATCAACCACGCCCGGCTGATG gtggtggaggagcggTGCGTTTACCGGGTGAACCCAGAGAACAGCGGCTGGACCGAAATCCGCCGGGAAGCCTGGGTCTCCTCCAGCTTATTTGGAGTGTCCAGGGCCGTCCAG GAGTTCGGCCTGGCCCGCTTCAAGAGCAACGTGACCAAGACCACCAAGGGCTTTGAGTACATCCTGGCTAAACTGCAAG GCGAGGCTCCTTCCAAGACGCTGGTGGAAACGGCCAAGGAAGCCACCGAGAAGGCGAAGGAGACGGCTCTGGCCGCGACCGAGAAGGCCAAGGACCTGGCCAGCAAGGCGGCcaccaagcagcagcagcagcaacagcagcaacacTATGTGTAG
- the RAB24 gene encoding ras-related protein Rab-24 — MSGQRVDVKVVMLGKEYVGKTSLVERYVHNRFLVGPYQNTIGAAFVAKVMSVGDRTVTLGIWDTAGSERYEAMSRIYYRGAKAAIVCYDLTDSSSFERAKFWVKELHNLEEGCQIYLCGTKSDLLEDDRRRRRVDFHDVQDFADDIKAQLFETSSKTGQSVDELFQKVAEDFVSITAFQVMTEDKGVDLSQKGNPHFYSCCHH; from the exons ATGAGCGGGCAGCGCGTGGACGTGAAGGTGGTGATGCTGGGCAAGGAGTACGTGGGAAAGACCAGCCTGGTGGAGCGATACGTGCACAACCGGTTCCTCGTGGGGCCCTACCAGAAc ACCATCGGGGCAGCGTTCGTGGCCAAGGTGATGTCTGTTGGCGACCGGACGGTGACCCTGGGCATCTGG GACACGGCTGGCTCCGAGCGCTACGAAGCCATGAGCCGCATTTACTACCGGGGAGCCAAGGCTGCCATCGTGTGCTACG ATCTGACAGACAGCAGCAGCTTCGAGCGAGCCAAGTTCTGGGTGAAGGAACTGCAcaatctggaggag GGCTGCCAGATCTACCTGTGCGGCACCAAGAGCGACCTGCTGGAGGACGACCGCAGGCGGAGACGCGTCGACTTCCACGACGTCCAGGACTTCGCCGACG ACATCAAAGCTCAGCTCTTCGAGACGTCCAGCAAGACGGGGCAGAGCGTAG acGAGCTGTTTCAGAAGGTGGCCGAGGATTTCGTCAGCATCACGGCCTTCCAGGTGATGACCG aAGACAAGGGCGTTGACCTGAGCCAGAAGGGGAACCCCCACTTCTACAGCTGCTGCCACCACTGA